One window of the Allosaccharopolyspora coralli genome contains the following:
- a CDS encoding Hsp70 family protein, with product MPYVLGIHVGGTVTSAAVARREGGRWGSPAPVGLAAQSPTLPTVLCRVQDGSFVAGHDAERQELHHHEWVVRGFTRAVGDEVPLLVGDDFVAAHELVATMIEWVADLVAHRQGHPPEHVAVAHPATWGPYRAHLVHQALGRLGIGDVTLVPEPVAVGLDYADRQGLDDSDAIAVASLGGTSVDVTVLRRREPGFDVLGSSLSADHLSGAVLDDEVVTFVRSGAGVELDELDTENLRVRSDLFGLRTACVRAKEILSHQPETTVPVELGEHRAQVQLTRSRYEQLARPHLERLPDLLSQAVQSVALQSEDLAAVVLAGGSARTPLLRQLVGQKLSTAPRVDVAPELVAARGAAVSAVTAVSTETDEDSAAEPGVVIERPDELDLAGRLEPPPADDPPEPITRPPVKVEPMHLDPPARNPRVMRMITLSVAAVLIVIGLVLTVMHYQDGGMGWSPSGPGLLSTG from the coding sequence ATGCCGTACGTGCTGGGGATCCACGTCGGGGGGACCGTGACCTCCGCCGCGGTCGCCCGGCGCGAGGGCGGTCGCTGGGGCAGCCCCGCTCCCGTCGGTCTCGCCGCGCAGTCACCGACGTTGCCGACCGTGCTCTGCCGGGTCCAGGACGGGTCGTTCGTCGCGGGCCACGACGCCGAACGTCAGGAACTGCATCATCACGAGTGGGTGGTCCGGGGTTTCACCCGCGCCGTCGGCGACGAGGTCCCGCTGCTCGTCGGGGACGACTTCGTGGCCGCTCACGAGCTGGTCGCGACGATGATCGAGTGGGTCGCCGACCTCGTCGCCCACCGTCAAGGCCATCCCCCCGAACACGTCGCCGTCGCCCACCCCGCGACCTGGGGGCCGTACCGGGCCCATCTCGTGCACCAGGCGCTCGGCAGGCTCGGGATCGGTGACGTGACGCTAGTGCCGGAGCCGGTCGCGGTCGGTCTCGACTACGCCGACCGACAGGGACTCGACGACTCGGACGCGATCGCGGTCGCCAGTCTCGGCGGAACCTCGGTCGACGTGACCGTGCTGCGGCGGCGGGAGCCTGGCTTCGACGTGCTCGGTTCGTCGTTGAGTGCCGATCACCTCAGCGGGGCCGTCCTCGACGACGAGGTCGTCACGTTCGTGCGATCCGGTGCGGGTGTCGAGCTCGACGAACTCGACACCGAGAACCTGCGGGTCCGCTCCGATCTGTTCGGGCTGCGGACGGCGTGCGTCAGGGCGAAGGAGATCCTCTCGCACCAGCCGGAGACGACCGTTCCCGTCGAGCTCGGCGAGCATCGCGCGCAGGTACAGCTGACGCGGTCCCGCTACGAACAACTGGCCCGGCCGCACCTGGAGCGGCTGCCGGACCTGCTCTCCCAGGCGGTGCAGTCGGTGGCGTTGCAGTCCGAGGACCTCGCGGCCGTCGTCCTCGCAGGCGGTTCGGCCCGAACACCGCTGCTACGGCAGCTCGTCGGCCAGAAGCTGAGCACCGCCCCGCGGGTGGACGTCGCTCCCGAGCTGGTGGCCGCGCGTGGCGCCGCGGTCTCGGCGGTCACGGCTGTGTCGACGGAGACCGACGAGGACAGCGCGGCCGAGCCGGGAGTCGTGATCGAGCGACCCGACGAGCTCGATCTCGCGGGCAGGCTCGAACCGCCGCCCGCCGACGATCCGCCGGAGCCGATCACCCGGCCGCCGGTGAAGGTGGAACCGATGCACCTGGACCCGCCCGCGCGCAATCCCCGAGTCATGCGCATGATCACGCTGTCGGTCGCCGCGGTGCTGATCGTCATCGGACTCGTCCTCACGGTCATGCACTACCAGGACGGCGGAATGGGCTGGTCGCCGTCCGGGCCGGGACTGTTGTCGACCGGCTGA
- a CDS encoding helix-turn-helix domain-containing protein, protein MDHRTAPQRDVPSGASPALMRQAVANDPNAAIQVAIQGAGGYGKTALLVALAGIYRDAGVTVVNGAAQRLDTVSEDVAVVVDDAHRATDRTLHELAELARRPSARLFVTYRPWPRRPALTALVEELGRSRPPLLLGALGPAEVARHARNVLGESVHADSVERLLARTGGVPRLVTRVLAGVRGGGAGRLPASVLDQFQHDMEQLGEHGRACLTAMAAGAAAHPELLAPLLDLDHSEVADGLNAVRAGGLTDQSDALLPVAREAAAALTPLDRRLAVLRRMVETAVQRGRPVLDLVRPLLDRDVAPVAGPLMAEAFEQAGDEAMQAAPAIAGRCYRAAVEAGARPERLTARRARAAAETVAFDDALRLADEVLVGESTSDRGLGAQVAATVLAHRGLLRRSAALCEWSTRGARWPGDQAFAVVGLLGTGRPADAKELLNQREDGPPTSLSGATAELASGMQESVAGSAVTSVSTLARSASLAEPAGKSVLLPDSPAAVAAIVAMHCGEFDAAESVLSRGIEAGTGGSLLVNRQRLLLAWVALVRGDTVTARARWDLIPDGACEQPRDRLLATALEAGIASRDNHIPALNAVRGRIRQVVAEHHVDLFTLLPLGELVMAAARLRDHEWLEPHRRDAFTLLDDLDSPPLWTGLLAWRCLHASMVLDDLDAVRHYADVLDATAQHNPMASAMSVGAATWVRVLAGKVDEPEVSEAARGLHAAGLVADAAQLAGQAALRTTDRQAMLSLLERARTLQGKPTRPRAVGGAGAGDEAVLSAREKEVAELVVAGHTYKQVGQKLFISAKTVEHHIGRMKQRLGCAGREELLQRLRDLLT, encoded by the coding sequence ATGGACCATCGGACAGCGCCCCAGCGAGACGTCCCGTCCGGGGCGTCGCCCGCGCTGATGCGGCAGGCCGTGGCGAACGACCCGAACGCCGCGATCCAGGTCGCTATCCAGGGCGCGGGCGGGTACGGCAAGACGGCGCTGTTGGTGGCGCTGGCCGGCATCTATCGCGATGCCGGGGTCACCGTGGTCAACGGCGCCGCCCAGCGGCTCGACACGGTGAGCGAGGACGTCGCCGTCGTCGTCGACGACGCACACCGCGCCACGGACCGGACGTTGCACGAGCTGGCGGAGTTGGCTCGCCGCCCCTCGGCGCGGCTTTTCGTCACGTACCGGCCGTGGCCGCGGCGCCCGGCGCTGACCGCGCTCGTGGAGGAGCTCGGGCGCTCGCGACCTCCGCTGCTGCTGGGTGCTTTGGGGCCGGCGGAGGTCGCCCGGCACGCCCGGAACGTGCTGGGGGAGTCGGTGCACGCCGACTCAGTGGAGCGGTTGCTCGCTCGGACGGGCGGGGTGCCGAGGCTCGTGACGCGCGTCCTGGCCGGTGTACGAGGCGGCGGTGCCGGACGATTGCCGGCGTCCGTGCTCGACCAGTTCCAGCACGACATGGAACAACTCGGTGAGCACGGCCGCGCGTGCCTGACGGCGATGGCGGCGGGCGCGGCCGCGCACCCGGAACTGCTGGCGCCGCTGCTCGACCTCGACCACTCCGAGGTGGCGGACGGGCTCAACGCCGTCCGGGCGGGCGGACTCACCGATCAGTCGGACGCGTTGCTGCCGGTGGCGCGGGAAGCCGCCGCCGCCTTGACACCGCTGGATCGCAGGCTCGCCGTGCTCCGGCGCATGGTGGAAACCGCGGTGCAGCGGGGCCGTCCGGTGTTGGACCTGGTGCGACCGCTGCTCGACAGGGACGTCGCTCCGGTCGCGGGACCGCTCATGGCGGAGGCGTTCGAGCAGGCGGGGGACGAGGCAATGCAGGCAGCTCCCGCCATCGCAGGCCGCTGCTACCGCGCCGCCGTCGAGGCGGGCGCGCGGCCGGAGCGCCTCACGGCGCGTCGCGCCCGGGCGGCGGCCGAGACGGTAGCGTTCGACGACGCGCTGCGGCTGGCCGACGAGGTCCTGGTCGGGGAGTCCACTTCGGATCGTGGGCTGGGGGCTCAGGTGGCCGCGACGGTGCTGGCTCACCGGGGGCTGCTCAGGCGATCGGCCGCGCTGTGCGAGTGGTCGACGCGCGGCGCCCGATGGCCCGGCGATCAGGCTTTCGCGGTCGTCGGCTTGCTCGGAACCGGGCGTCCGGCCGATGCCAAGGAGCTGCTGAACCAGCGGGAGGACGGTCCGCCCACGTCGCTGTCGGGTGCGACGGCCGAACTCGCGAGCGGGATGCAGGAGTCGGTCGCCGGGTCGGCCGTGACCTCGGTGTCCACTTTGGCGCGTTCCGCGTCGCTCGCCGAACCGGCGGGCAAGAGCGTGCTCCTGCCGGACTCGCCCGCGGCGGTCGCCGCGATCGTGGCGATGCACTGTGGCGAGTTCGACGCGGCGGAGTCCGTGCTCTCCCGGGGAATCGAAGCCGGAACCGGAGGTTCGCTGCTGGTGAACCGGCAACGGCTGCTCCTGGCGTGGGTGGCGCTGGTGCGCGGGGACACGGTCACCGCGCGGGCGCGCTGGGACTTGATCCCGGACGGCGCGTGCGAACAGCCGCGAGACCGCCTTCTCGCCACGGCGTTGGAGGCTGGAATCGCCAGCCGGGACAATCACATCCCCGCTCTCAACGCCGTGCGTGGACGTATCCGGCAGGTGGTCGCCGAGCACCACGTCGACCTGTTCACCCTGCTGCCGTTGGGAGAGCTCGTCATGGCGGCCGCACGGTTGCGCGACCACGAGTGGCTCGAACCGCACCGGCGCGACGCCTTCACACTCCTCGACGACCTCGACAGTCCTCCCCTGTGGACCGGGCTGTTGGCGTGGCGGTGCCTGCACGCGAGCATGGTGCTCGACGACCTCGACGCCGTGCGTCACTACGCGGACGTGCTCGACGCGACCGCACAGCACAATCCGATGGCCTCGGCGATGAGTGTGGGGGCGGCCACGTGGGTGCGCGTACTGGCCGGGAAGGTCGACGAACCCGAAGTCTCCGAGGCCGCACGAGGACTGCACGCGGCCGGGCTCGTCGCCGACGCCGCCCAACTAGCCGGTCAGGCGGCGCTGCGCACGACGGACCGGCAGGCGATGCTGTCGCTGCTGGAACGCGCGCGCACTCTGCAGGGCAAGCCGACCCGGCCCCGCGCGGTCGGCGGTGCGGGTGCCGGGGACGAGGCGGTGCTCAGCGCCCGGGAGAAAGAGGTCGCCGAACTCGTCGTCGCGGGGCACACCTACAAGCAGGTCGGACAGAAGCTGTTCATCTCGGCCAAGACCGTCGAGCACCACATCGGCCGGATGAAGCAACGCCTCGGCTGCGCAGGCCGCGAAGAGCTGCTCCAACGACTCCGCGATCTCCTCACCTGA